The sequence below is a genomic window from Cedecea neteri.
ACCTGCACCATTTCTCCTGGCTCAACGCTAAACGACAGCGCGTTGAACAGCGTGCGATCGTCACGCTGGCAGGTCAGTTGTCGGGCTTCTAGCATCAGGAGGCGCTCCTTGTCTCGGGTGACGCTAAGCATATCATATCGCCCTGTTTTCTTCAGGTTACCCCCGACGCCTTCGGCTACTCCATTAGGGTTAATTGGCTTATTCAGATCAAAGCCGGGGTGATTATTCTCATTCGGCAAAATCGCGGGATAAAAACCACTACGCTTAAGTGAACGTTTTCCGACCAGGAACCTCCCCAATGGACAAGATCGAGCACGACAAAATAGCCCAAAACGATGAACTGAAAGTGGACAGCGATGAGAAGTCGAGCGGCCAGAAAATCGAGCTGGATGAGGATCGCCTGCCCTCCGGCGCGATGGCGATTCACGAGCACATTCGCCAGGACGGGCAAAAAGAGCTGGAGCGTGACGGCATGGCGCTGTTCTGGTCAGCCGTGGCGGCGGGTTTGTCGATGGGCGCCTCGCTGCTGGCGAAAGGCATTTTTCACGTCAACCTGGCCGGCGTGCCCGGCAATTTTCTGCTGGAAAATCTTGGCTACACCTTTGGTTTTATCATCGTCATTATGGCGCGCCAGCAGCTGTTCACCGAAAATACCGTTACCGCCGTATTGCCGGTGATGCAGCACCCGACCACCAGTAATTTCGGGCTGCTGATGCGGCTGTGGGGCATTGTGCTGTTCGGGAATATCGTCGGCACCGCGCTGGCGGCGCTGGCTTTTGAATTTATGCCGATATTCGACGAAGCCACTCGCAAAGCCTTCGATGATATCGGCATGAAGGTGATGGCAAACCCACCCGGTGAGATGTTCGCCAATGCCATTATCTCCGGCTGGATCATCGCCACCATGGTGTGGATGTTCCCTGCCGCGGGCTCGGCAAAAATCTTCGTTATCGTACTGATGACATGGCTGGTCGCGCTGGGTGATTTAACCCATATCGTGGTCGGCTCGGTCGAAATTCTCTATCTGGTTTTCAACGGCACGCTGCACTGGAGCGAGTTCTTCTGGCCATTTGCCCTGCCCACCTTAGCCGGGAATATTTGTGGCGGAACGTTTATCTTCGCGCTGATCAGCCACGCACAGATTCGCAACGATATGAGTAACAAGAAGAAGGCCGAGGCGAAGCGAAAGCATGAAGAACAGAGCCGAAATTCAGCGAAGAGCGGAAAATGTGACGGGTAAATTGTTCATCTTCCAGGCAAACGGACCGCCAGCCTCTTAACCTGCCTCGAAAAGCGGGTATACTACGCCCGCCGCGTTCCCTTAGTTAAATGGATATAACGAGCCCCTCCTAAGGGCTAGTTGCAGGTTCGATTCCTGCAGGGAACGCCATGTCCAAATTACTTGACGTTTTCCCTCATTACCGGGCCCACTGATATCTATACATCAAAGCAAAATCTACATTACCCCTCATTACCCTGCTTGAATTAACTACATCAACCTTTTGTGGACATATTGCTGACACAATGCGAAATCACCGTGGATCTCTATCCACATGATAACGATAAAGTAAATCGACACAGTGAAACCTGCAGAAAAACCATAATACTTCGAAGATGCTGAAGGACTTACCTGTTTGCCCCACCTCCATGGGAAAAGGTGTGGCGAATGCGCTACAGGTTCGAAGGCAACAACCAGACGCTGATCATTGACCTCTATCCTGAAGCCTTTCTCCATAGCCAGAGCAAAACAGGCTGACGCGAAAATGAAATTGCTGACAGGTGTTGGCACAACAGAGCACAAGCAGGCTACAAAGAAGAAAGAGAAGGAATAATTCGAAGTTTCTTTAGGTGATATTTTACGTGAATGCCACAGATACTTATTTATGAGACAATAAAAGCCCACCTTAGTGGGCCAGAGAGAGATAGGTTGGTGTAGTCTGCATCACAACAGCGGTGTAAGAAATATTAAAGCATTTCCTTTGCTGTAACTGCGGAGATTGTTTGTTTTTGTTCAACTGAGGCAGATTCTCGCGCATATGCTGCAAACGCGCCTTTATAACGCATTGCTTTGCTTTCAATGAACTTCCACGAAGCTAGTCCGCATAACAATGATATAATTAATGAAATGATCATTAACTCATAAACATCAAACGCGAACACATTGATTAACGTCTGCTGAATAACAAACCCGTAAATATAAACACCGTATGACAAATCACCGAACTTATTATATAACTTGCTAACTTCTGGAACATAAACATAGCCCACAGATATAATAAATATAGGCAATAGCAAGTGCGCAGCAATAGAGTACACATTGAAATAAATTGCGATAACAAGCAATAATCCAGACGTAGCACAATACCAATTCAATCCTTTCCACTCATTAAATTTTAAAGATGATAAAACAGAGCCAAAAAAGAACAATGATGAAAAGTAAAGGACATAATATAAATTCAATCCCCAAAAAAATTCTCTGACATCCAGGTATGACTTATATTTGATTGTAGCGTAAGCACATGCTGCGACGATAATTATAGAAATTGCCTGACCAATTCGCTTAGGGACAAACCTACAAAATGCAGAAAGCATAACTAAAAAGTAAAGCGTAAACTCATATACAAGCGTCCATAAACTACCATTTATAGTGCCTGGTAGAGGATTTGTGGTGAATATATCTGACATGGCTGGCTGAAGGTTAAAAAGAGACATATTATTAAGTATATATGTCTTTACGTTCCCGGTGAGCCAGAAATAATCATATAAATTGCTACTTGAGAAAAAAAATCCAAAAACAACAGTCAGGGACAACACTGTAAATAACCCAGGAAATATTCTAAGGCACCTTTTCCAAAGATAATCCATAGTACTTTTGCTGTGCTTAAAGCTATTGAATATCAGAAAACCACTGATAACAAAGAATATGTCAACACCGAGAGAAGAAAATAGAAGCTGACCACCGGTAATGCTAAAAAGGAAGTCGCCGCTCTGCGCTCCAGAAAGGGCATACGAATGAGTAACAATCACAAATAGAGCGGCGACAAGCCTCATTAGATTCAAGTTGTTGTGGTGTGACATCGTGTAGTCCATCAGATAATGATGATTTATAATATCATACGACTAAAGTTATGATAACCATTGAATAGCACTAACATCTGTAGATGCCAGTGACGAGTCTTAGTATGTTTTTTTCAATGTTGCCTGTTAGTGTTTCCCGTTCGCTTTACTGGTACACCACCAGCGATAACGTTTTTGAAAGCAACGTTAGCAGTGTCGTGGTTTACTGAATTTAGCCACCAGAACAGAGGCGATACGCTCAGCTCAGAACATGAAAACTGCCCAATGAAAAAATGAAATTTCAGCGCAGACGTTAAATCCGAATCCGCCCAGCTGGCTCCTGGCCAAAACCACATGGTTGCAAATACAGCCAGCGTTATGCATGTTGGCCTTGCAACAATAACGCGATGGGTAATGCCGCGGTGGAATAAGCGTCAGGATAGAACACTAAAAACGTCCCCATAACCCGGAAAAAATTGAAACTCAAAAGCTTATTAAATGCGCAATACATTGAAAATAAAAATAAATTTAAAAAAATACCACCACATTATTAATGTCTGACTCCCTGAATTATTCTCGATAATCGTGAAACTCAGGACGCGTTGTCCTGTGGTGACTTTCTGCCATGTACTCGGGGTTCATCGCAGCAGCTATAAATACGGGAAAAATCGTCCTGAAAAGCCAGACGGCAGACGAATGGTATTACAGAGTCAGGTACTTGAGCGGCATGGTATCAACCACGGTTCGACAGGAGCAAAAGGTATCTCCGCAATGGTAGCCCCTGGAAGCTATTTGAGGGGGCACAGAATGCCTGTCGCTATCAATGCAGTGAGCTTTGCGTATCCACAGCATGGAATCAGCGGAAGCATTAGGGATATAATCCCACCAATGATTCCTCAGCCGTCGAAAAGAACATGACAAAACTTACGTTACAAGAGCAGATGCTCAAAGCAGGCCTGGTCAGCAGCAAAAAAGTGGCCAAAGTGCAGCGCACCGCGAAGAAATCACGCGTACAGGCTCGTGAAGCGCGGGAAGCCGTGGAAGCCAACAAGCAGGCTCAGGTTGAGCGTGATAAAGAACTCAGCGAACAGCAAAAGCAGGCTACTTTAGCCAAAGAATATAAAGCGCAGATCAAGCAGTTGATCGAAATGAACCGCATTGTTATTTCTAAGGGTGATATCGGCTATAACTTCACGGACAATAACTTAATTAAAAAAGTGTACGTCGATAAGGTGACCCAGACTCAGTTGATCAAAGGCCGCCTGGCTATTGCCCGCCTGATTTCTGATAAAAATCCTGAAGGTGAATATGCCATTATTCCCGCAGTCGTTGCCGATAAAATTAAACAGCGCGATGCCAGCTTTATTGTGCTGAGCAGCGAACTGACTCCAGAAGCCAAAGACGAAGACGAAGACGATCCGTATGCGGACTTCGTGGTGCCGGATGATTTGATGTGGTAACGATTCATTGAGTTAAGGCGGCCTGGTGTTTCCGGGCCGCCTGGTTAGCTTTTTTCAATAATATTGATGAGCAAATCGAGCGGGAAGATCATTTCATTGGTTTGCCTGAGCTCTTCAACTGCCCACCAGCGGTGCTCCCGAATGACTTTCTTTTCATTGTCAGTCCACCTCGCACGGTCAATATCCGATTTATCCGCATGAATGATAAAGAAATGCTCTTCCGCAAGAACCGTTTCACCGCTGGGCAGCATCATTTTGAAGTTTCTGGATGCAATCTGCTGTCCTGCTGTTGTCCTTATTAAACCAGTCTCTTCAAAGAGCTCTCGCAAAGCGGCCTGTTCGTATGATTCACCATGTTCAACCCCTCCGCCTGGCGTTGCCCAGTATGTTTTCCCACTCAAAGCATCCTCTGTATGGCAGAAATTAAAGAGCAATACATGATTGTCCGGTGAAATAATTATTAAGCGAGAAGATGGTCGAGTGCGCACAAAACCCCCTGATATAGGTTATTCATTATTATCCGAAAGTAGACCTGGAATAGCGCA
It includes:
- a CDS encoding NUDIX hydrolase, translating into MRTRPSSRLIIISPDNHVLLFNFCHTEDALSGKTYWATPGGGVEHGESYEQAALRELFEETGLIRTTAGQQIASRNFKMMLPSGETVLAEEHFFIIHADKSDIDRARWTDNEKKVIREHRWWAVEELRQTNEMIFPLDLLINIIEKS
- a CDS encoding acyltransferase family protein, giving the protein MSHHNNLNLMRLVAALFVIVTHSYALSGAQSGDFLFSITGGQLLFSSLGVDIFFVISGFLIFNSFKHSKSTMDYLWKRCLRIFPGLFTVLSLTVVFGFFFSSSNLYDYFWLTGNVKTYILNNMSLFNLQPAMSDIFTTNPLPGTINGSLWTLVYEFTLYFLVMLSAFCRFVPKRIGQAISIIIVAACAYATIKYKSYLDVREFFWGLNLYYVLYFSSLFFFGSVLSSLKFNEWKGLNWYCATSGLLLVIAIYFNVYSIAAHLLLPIFIISVGYVYVPEVSKLYNKFGDLSYGVYIYGFVIQQTLINVFAFDVYELMIISLIISLLCGLASWKFIESKAMRYKGAFAAYARESASVEQKQTISAVTAKEML
- a CDS encoding formate/nitrite transporter family protein, which codes for MEHDKIAQNDELKVDSDEKSSGQKIELDEDRLPSGAMAIHEHIRQDGQKELERDGMALFWSAVAAGLSMGASLLAKGIFHVNLAGVPGNFLLENLGYTFGFIIVIMARQQLFTENTVTAVLPVMQHPTTSNFGLLMRLWGIVLFGNIVGTALAALAFEFMPIFDEATRKAFDDIGMKVMANPPGEMFANAIISGWIIATMVWMFPAAGSAKIFVIVLMTWLVALGDLTHIVVGSVEILYLVFNGTLHWSEFFWPFALPTLAGNICGGTFIFALISHAQIRNDMSNKKKAEAKRKHEEQSRNSAKSGKCDG
- a CDS encoding DUF2058 domain-containing protein — translated: MTKLTLQEQMLKAGLVSSKKVAKVQRTAKKSRVQAREAREAVEANKQAQVERDKELSEQQKQATLAKEYKAQIKQLIEMNRIVISKGDIGYNFTDNNLIKKVYVDKVTQTQLIKGRLAIARLISDKNPEGEYAIIPAVVADKIKQRDASFIVLSSELTPEAKDEDEDDPYADFVVPDDLMW